The region TTAAACGATACTTTTTTAAACTAAGCTTATTTTCCTTATATTTTTCATAGGAGTTTTTAAGTTCAGTTTCTTCTCTATCTATCTTCTTTTCTAGCTTCTTTAATTTGTCATCAATAGATTTTAAGCTCTTATCATATCTAATTTTCACTCGCTCCATTAGTCTTTCTTTTGATGTATTAGAGGCAATCAAAGACCTTACTATCTCTGTTAGATTTTTATCAATAACTTTTTCAGTTATATGAATATTAGGCTCTTCTTTTAGCTTTCCAGTAGACCTTTCATTTCTAAAGATATAATGAAATCTATCTTTATTTTTTCCGTAGATAACAAGTCTTCTGTAAAGTTCTTTTCCTGAGTAAAAGCTAAATACTTTTCCTTTAAATCTATTTTCTGGGTCTCTATCAAAATCATGTTGCTTCCTAGAAAAGTAGCTTAAGTCTTTTCTTTCTTTTCTACCCTCTAATATTTTTTGATGCTCTTCTTCCGTTATGATAGGCTCATGAGCATTTTCAAAAATGATATATTCATCTTCCCTTGCGAAATGCCATTTTATACCTTTGGCAAGATTTTGTTGTTTAACTCCTTGTACTAATTTCCCAGTATAGGCAAGTTTCGTTAATATCTTTGAAATACTACCCTTACTCCATTCGGGATCAACAGGAAGTTTTTTTAATCTTCCAGTCTTATAGTAAACCATAGGCGTTGTATAGCCTTTGGTGTTAAAGATTTTAGCAACTTCAAATTGAGATAAACCACTTAGAGTTAAATCAAACATCTCTCTAGCTATGGTGCAAGTATCTTCATCTAACTCTAGCTTCTGTCCTTCTTTTGGTTTAACAACCTTATATCCATAAGGTGGAACAGAACCGATAAAGTATCCATTCTTCGCACGATTTTCTTTTGCTGATTTAATCTTGACTGAAATGTCTTTTGCATACAAATCATTGATGATATTTTTTAAAGTTACTTCAAAGGACTTTTTAGAATCTGTGTTATTTAAGGTATCTAACTTATCATTGACAGAGATAAATCGAACTCCTAAAAATGGAAATACTTTATCAATGAGTCTACCCATTTCTAAATATTCACGTCCAAGTCATGATAAGTCTCTTATGATAATACAGTTAATTCTTCTACTTTTGATATCGTCCATCATTCTAATAAATGATGGTCTTTCAAAATTTGTTCCACTATATTCATAGTCGGTATAAACATCAACAATATCTATGTTCTCTTTTAAGGAATACTCTTTACAAGCAATCGTCTGTGTTTCAATAGAATACGATTTACTTCTGTATTCCTCACTTCTTTCAACCCCTATGGTTAAGGGGAACATATCCAACATTGGCTCTCGTTTGTGGGAATATATCAACGGTTTTGTCTGTTCGTGAGAACATATCAACTCAAATCATTTCATGGTTAATCCCTTATCAATGGCTTCCTGAATAATCTTATGACAACATACCCCCAAAGGATTGTTTTCCTTACAAAGTGAATTTTTCATTGCCCCAGTTATGGCATTTACTTCTTTAACGGTTTTCGCACCATGCTTTACAACTACTTCAATTACCTGATCTTCTGTGACTTTGCTGCAATAACAAGCATACTTAGGATCTTCATCTTTCTTAAACCAGATAGGAACCCTAACTTGGTCTTTTAAGAATTTTATTTCTTTATCTAAGTTATAGTAAATAACGTCGCAGTCATCATTCATGCATATCTTATATTGATCTCCATCAACGGCATTACGATAATCATTTGTCACCAAGTGTTCAACGGTTATCCTACTAACTGTTACTCCTTCATTATTACAGACAGGGCAACTCTCCTTTGTTCTATTTAAATTTTGTGTGATACATTCACAGCAACATTCATCAATAACTTTCAATTACATAACCTCCATATCTTTAAAACCATTTAATTCAAGGTAAATCCCAACCAATTTTCATTTATAGTTTTTAAATAAAAAAATACCCCTTGATTGTATCGTCAATTATCGGTATCATTCAAGGGGTGAATAGGAAAAATAGTTTATAGATTCTTTACATTCAAAGCTCTAAAAGCATTTAATACTGCGATGATAGTTACACCTACATCTGCAAATATAGCTGCCCACATAGTAGTTATTCCAAAAGCACTCAAAATAAGAACAATTATTTTTATTCCAATTGCAAATACTATGTTTTGATGTGCAATTTTTAGTGTCTTTTTAGAAATCTTCATTGTAGTAGCAATTTTCGATGGCTCATCAGTCATAATTACAACATCAGCAGCTTCAATGGCCGCATCAGAACCTAAACCTCCCATTGCTATTCCAATGTCTGCACGAGCTAATACAGGTGCATCATTGATTCCGTCACCAACAAAGGCAAGTTTACCTTTTTTAGATTTTTGCGAAAATAATTCTTCTAGTTTTTCAACTTTGTCTGCTGGCAACAGTTCTGCATAAACCTTATCAAGACCAAGCTCTTTAGCAACTTTTGAACCAATACTTTTATTATCACCTGTCAACATAACTGTTTGTTTAATATTAGCTGCCTTAAGTTCCTTGATTGCTTGTGCTGAATCTTCCTTTACCTCATCGGCAATTACAATGTAACCTATATATTTGTTATTAACAGCAACATGTACAATAGTACCGATCAGCTCTCCCTTGAAATAAGTGATATCCATCATTTTCATAAGTTTGATATTTCCTGCCATAACCTTTTTGCCATCTACTGTTGCAATAACACCATGACCTGATATCTCTTCTACATCTGAAATACGTCCATTGTCTATTTCTTTGCTATATGCACGTTTCAGTGAAAGTGAAATCGGATGATTGGAATAGCTTTCCGCATGTGCAGTTAATTCTAGTAGCTCTTCTTTGGAAACTCCTTCTGGATGAATTTCCTGTACATTAAATACACCTTTCGTTAGTGTTCCAGTTTTATCAAAAACAACAATTTCAGTTTCTGCTAATGCCTCTAAATAATTACTAC is a window of Streptobacillus felis DNA encoding:
- a CDS encoding recombinase family protein, whose protein sequence is MFPLTIGVERSEEYRSKSYSIETQTIACKEYSLKENIDIVDVYTDYEYSGTNFERPSFIRMMDDIKSRRINCIIIRDLS
- a CDS encoding Csac_0668 family 2Fe-2S cluster-binding (seleno)protein, coding for MKVIDECCCECITQNLNRTKESCPVCNNEGVTVSRITVEHLVTNDYRNAVDGDQYKICMNDDCDVIYYNLDKEIKFLKDQVRVPIWFKKDEDPKYACYCSKVTEDQVIEVVVKHGAKTVKEVNAITGAMKNSLCKENNPLGVCCHKIIQEAIDKGLTMK
- a CDS encoding heavy metal translocating P-type ATPase: MTKRLWRIIIGAAVLATAVLLSLNNEWLQIAFFIISYIIVGGDVVKRAVKNIFKGQVFDENFLMSIATIGAFFIGEYPEGVAVMLFYQVGELFQSYAVGKSRKSIASLMDIRPDYANVKKGDELVKVDPDEVQIGDIIVIKAGEKIPLDGKVIEGSSMIDTSALTGESVPREVEVGSDILSGCININGVITAEVTKEFGESTVSKILDLVENASSKKSNSEQFITKFARYYTPVVVIIAVFLAIIPPLVIDGATFSDWIYRALAFLVVSCPCALVISIPLSFFGGIGGASKKGVLVKGSNYLEALAETEIVVFDKTGTLTKGVFNVQEIHPEGVSKEELLELTAHAESYSNHPISLSLKRAYSKEIDNGRISDVEEISGHGVIATVDGKKVMAGNIKLMKMMDITYFKGELIGTIVHVAVNNKYIGYIVIADEVKEDSAQAIKELKAANIKQTVMLTGDNKSIGSKVAKELGLDKVYAELLPADKVEKLEELFSQKSKKGKLAFVGDGINDAPVLARADIGIAMGGLGSDAAIEAADVVIMTDEPSKIATTMKISKKTLKIAHQNIVFAIGIKIIVLILSAFGITTMWAAIFADVGVTIIAVLNAFRALNVKNL
- a CDS encoding recombinase family protein — its product is MGRLIDKVFPFLGVRFISVNDKLDTLNNTDSKKSFEVTLKNIINDLYAKDISVKIKSAKENRAKNGYFIGSVPPYGYKVVKPKEGQKLELDEDTCTIAREMFDLTLSGLSQFEVAKIFNTKGYTTPMVYYKTGRLKKLPVDPEWSKGSISKILTKLAYTGKLVQGVKQQNLAKGIKWHFAREDEYIIFENAHEPIITEEEHQKILEGRKERKDLSYFSRKQHDFDRDPENRFKGKVFSFYSGKELYRRLVIYGKNKDRFHYIFRNERSTGKLKEEPNIHITEKVIDKNLTEIVRSLIASNTSKERLMERVKIRYDKSLKSIDDKLKKLEKKIDREETELKNSYEKYKENKLSLKKYRLRREITSNHINNFKLERVEFEDKYKLLEVELEKSIKWIENLYLATREERLSRDLIEALVEKIIIKNKKEFKIVFTFSLEKMLGGNINE